A part of Hymenobacter swuensis DY53 genomic DNA contains:
- a CDS encoding SMI1/KNR4 family protein produces MSNDGQILVRDYIDAALAFRAAHDLMWEPAIFVDAAMLDPSRPLKEGWGGDWASWKPIASTVTEADIHELEAAIGHSFPALYVEFLRYRHFLDLDDVTGVSFILHDPKEWKAGLLDHYFFLQEPGTLRQQGYIQFAYDLELQPICFDFNHCTPDGQDCAVVRVLDMYQDPAPTQLLYGSFLDLMLALRAAQEQRDALAG; encoded by the coding sequence ATGAGCAACGATGGTCAAATACTCGTTCGAGATTATATAGACGCTGCCTTGGCATTTCGGGCCGCTCACGATTTGATGTGGGAGCCTGCTATTTTCGTGGATGCCGCCATGCTAGACCCTTCGCGACCGTTAAAAGAGGGCTGGGGAGGCGACTGGGCGTCCTGGAAGCCCATTGCCAGTACTGTCACCGAGGCAGATATCCACGAGTTGGAAGCTGCCATCGGCCACTCTTTCCCGGCGCTGTATGTCGAATTTCTACGTTACCGCCACTTCTTAGACTTGGATGACGTCACGGGCGTCTCGTTCATCCTGCACGACCCCAAAGAGTGGAAGGCCGGCTTACTGGACCATTACTTCTTTTTACAGGAACCGGGCACCCTCCGGCAGCAAGGCTATATTCAATTCGCGTACGACCTCGAATTGCAGCCGATTTGCTTTGATTTTAACCACTGTACCCCGGACGGACAGGATTGCGCCGTGGTTCGCGTCTTAGATATGTATCAAGACCCGGCACCTACGCAGCTGCTATATGGCTCTTTTTTAGACCTTATGCTGGCCTTGCGCGCCGCACAAGAGCAACGTGACGCACTCGCTGGTTAA
- a CDS encoding RtcB family protein, with amino-acid sequence MKTVYFTDRSGVEQNALQSLLAFEEQESIGRIAVFPDIHYCSERSIPVGVAFQTTEVFYPLVTGKDMGCGVAYLRIPRQDVLRPFDKAKHYRAFEREVHGMTDEGLGGGNHFLSLEASQEYLYLVVHTGSRNLGVYMYQQNCALLQEHNPGRDWLPRDVATPDYVREYNRVLAYAASRRREFVYKTYDFLLRNRYVAAGSPALADSCHNLLEFTADGVIHRKGSTQLVGDAEVVIPLSMSRGSLIVKPNRWDPAGAEALWSCAHGAGRRYSRTDTLKHWHSLKKTDKDAYRRQFSELLNRHGDFDSSILQEFDFAYKDSAMLLASQPYLLRCDETQPLVTVKFTGV; translated from the coding sequence GTGAAAACAGTCTATTTTACGGATCGTAGCGGCGTGGAGCAGAACGCGCTACAGTCCCTCCTCGCCTTCGAGGAACAAGAATCCATCGGCCGAATCGCCGTATTCCCCGACATTCACTATTGCTCCGAACGGTCCATTCCGGTCGGGGTGGCCTTTCAAACCACCGAGGTTTTTTACCCGCTGGTCACCGGCAAAGACATGGGCTGCGGCGTGGCCTACCTGCGCATTCCCCGCCAGGACGTGCTGCGCCCCTTCGACAAAGCCAAGCACTACCGTGCCTTTGAGCGGGAGGTCCACGGCATGACCGACGAAGGCTTGGGCGGCGGAAACCATTTTCTGTCGCTCGAGGCCTCGCAGGAGTACTTGTACCTCGTCGTGCACACCGGCAGCCGCAACCTAGGCGTCTACATGTACCAGCAGAATTGTGCCCTGTTGCAGGAGCACAACCCAGGTCGGGACTGGCTGCCGAGGGACGTAGCCACCCCCGACTACGTCCGCGAGTACAACCGCGTGCTGGCCTACGCGGCGAGCCGTCGCCGGGAGTTTGTGTACAAAACGTACGACTTTCTGCTCCGCAACCGGTACGTAGCGGCCGGTTCGCCGGCGTTGGCGGACAGCTGCCACAACCTGCTGGAGTTTACGGCCGACGGGGTGATCCACCGCAAGGGCAGCACGCAGCTGGTGGGCGATGCCGAGGTCGTGATCCCCTTGTCCATGAGCCGGGGGTCGCTCATCGTTAAGCCCAACCGCTGGGACCCCGCGGGGGCGGAGGCGCTGTGGAGCTGCGCGCACGGGGCCGGCCGCCGGTACAGCCGCACCGACACGCTCAAGCACTGGCACTCGCTCAAGAAAACGGACAAGGACGCCTACCGCCGCCAGTTTTCGGAACTGCTCAACCGCCACGGCGACTTCGACAGCAGCATCCTGCAGGAGTTCGACTTTGCCTACAAGGACTCCGCGATGTTGCTGGCCAGCCAGCCGTACCTCCTCCGCTGCGACGAGACCCAGCCCTTGGTGACCGTGAAATTTACCGGGGTGTAA
- a CDS encoding DUF7660 family protein, with product MPDKVSTLPPITTHQAFLDFLELLQEDFRGHGSRWENGNLSDYLEAMQAWTADMNGYYRNTGQPVPENVPWQIFADILRAARFYE from the coding sequence ATGCCAGACAAAGTCAGTACCTTACCGCCAATAACAACACATCAGGCATTTTTGGACTTTCTGGAATTGCTTCAGGAAGACTTTCGCGGACACGGTAGTCGGTGGGAAAACGGCAACCTGTCCGATTATCTCGAAGCGATGCAAGCTTGGACAGCTGACATGAATGGGTACTACAGGAACACTGGCCAACCTGTTCCAGAAAATGTGCCTTGGCAAATCTTTGCTGACATCCTGCGAGCAGCCCGGTTCTACGAATAA